The Rhizobium sp. BT03 genome has a window encoding:
- a CDS encoding MFS transporter, translated as MVSTALASTLARRNIHYGWVVVAATFLTMLVTAGAMGAPGVLIKPLQDEFGWETSQISSALAIRLILFGFMGPFAAAFMNYFGVRKVIVFALALIGAGFIGSLFMTTLWQLLLLWGIVVGFGTGLTAMVLAATISTRWFTKHRGLVVGMLSASSATGQLVFLPLMAELTQRYGWRSTVFFVCAMIMVAALAVLAFMRDRPADLNLPALGETHVTPPPAGTSLGVALMTPITVLREISRTSTFWILFATFFICGLSTNGLIQTHFVTLCGDFGIVPVAAASVLAVMGIFDFFGTIGSGWLSDRFDNRWLLFWYYGLRGLSLLYLPFSDFSFYGLSIFAVFYGLDWIATVPPTVKIAADRFGREKAGLVFGWVFAGHQLGAATAAYGAGLSRTELSSYLPAFFAAGAFCLLASILAITLKKSGLSAPAPAGAH; from the coding sequence ATGGTCTCTACAGCCCTTGCCTCTACCCTTGCCCGGCGTAACATCCACTACGGCTGGGTCGTTGTCGCCGCAACCTTTCTCACCATGCTGGTCACGGCCGGCGCCATGGGCGCACCCGGCGTGCTCATCAAGCCGCTGCAGGACGAGTTCGGCTGGGAGACCTCGCAGATTTCCTCGGCCCTTGCCATCCGCCTGATCCTGTTCGGTTTCATGGGCCCGTTCGCCGCCGCCTTCATGAATTATTTCGGCGTGCGCAAGGTCATCGTCTTCGCCTTAGCGCTGATCGGCGCCGGCTTTATCGGTTCGCTGTTCATGACCACGCTGTGGCAGCTGCTGCTGCTCTGGGGCATCGTCGTCGGCTTCGGCACTGGCCTGACGGCCATGGTGCTCGCCGCGACGATCTCCACCCGCTGGTTCACCAAGCATCGCGGCCTTGTCGTCGGCATGCTCTCGGCGAGTTCGGCCACCGGCCAGCTCGTCTTTCTGCCGCTGATGGCGGAGCTGACGCAGCGCTACGGCTGGCGCTCGACGGTGTTTTTCGTCTGCGCCATGATCATGGTCGCAGCCCTTGCCGTGCTGGCCTTCATGCGCGACCGGCCGGCCGACCTCAACCTGCCCGCCCTCGGCGAAACGCATGTAACGCCGCCGCCGGCAGGCACCTCTCTCGGCGTCGCGCTGATGACGCCGATCACTGTGCTCAGGGAAATCTCCAGGACATCGACCTTCTGGATCCTGTTTGCCACCTTCTTCATCTGCGGTCTCAGCACCAACGGCCTGATCCAGACCCATTTCGTCACCCTCTGCGGCGATTTCGGCATCGTGCCGGTGGCCGCCGCCAGCGTGCTCGCCGTCATGGGCATCTTCGATTTCTTCGGCACGATCGGCTCCGGCTGGCTCTCCGACCGCTTCGACAATCGCTGGCTGCTGTTCTGGTATTACGGTCTGCGCGGCCTGTCGCTGCTCTACCTGCCCTTCAGCGACTTCAGCTTTTACGGCCTCTCGATCTTTGCCGTCTTCTACGGCCTCGACTGGATCGCCACCGTGCCGCCGACCGTCAAGATCGCCGCCGACCGCTTCGGCCGCGAAAAGGCCGGCCTCGTATTCGGCTGGGTCTTTGCCGGCCATCAGCTGGGCGCGGCTACCGCCGCCTATGGCGCCGGCCTGTCGCGCACGGAGCTTTCGAGCTATCTGCCCGCCTTCTTCGCCGCCGGCGCCTTCTGCCTGCTGGCCTCGATCCTGGCGATCACGCTGAAGAAATCCGGCCTGAGCGCCCCGGCGCCTGCTGGCGCCCATTGA
- a CDS encoding GNAT family N-acetyltransferase: MVRIPPVTESTDSIANRMVHDLAALHFEAPRAEARAEVGRPGRELCLYPGKLGYDLQEELDFLSNRAMEPNVFFSGRFLAPAMPRLEDRQVNFALIRDHNAGRSRMRFLLPFSVDKPGFAVGPSIIRGWSNSFGPLGTPLVDSEDAAETLDNLFEGLTARDLNLPGIVVLPDLRLNGIFVRMVKAVALSRNLPVTVTNPYLRPMLQSDEEAPAYLGRTISSSHMREMRRQWRLLEEQGTAVYAVARQPREIHIRFEEFLAMEAGGWKGKRRSALVTDRYHTAFAREAVSNLAAVDAVRIHTIDLNGKAIAAIVVLMMGGEAYTWKTAYDENYARYSPGKLLMSELTEWHLDDANIVRSDSCAVSDHPIMSRFWQEREEMGTLVIGLTQNSDRDMRQVSAQLHMYRSTRNMAKMLREKIMSLAGRG; encoded by the coding sequence ATGGTGCGTATTCCTCCCGTTACCGAAAGCACCGACAGCATTGCCAACCGCATGGTGCATGATCTCGCCGCGCTGCATTTCGAAGCACCGCGAGCCGAGGCGCGCGCCGAGGTCGGCCGGCCGGGCCGCGAACTCTGCCTCTATCCCGGCAAGCTCGGCTATGACCTTCAGGAAGAGCTCGACTTTCTCTCCAACCGGGCGATGGAGCCGAACGTCTTTTTCTCCGGCCGTTTCCTGGCGCCCGCCATGCCGCGGCTCGAAGACCGGCAGGTGAACTTCGCCCTGATCCGCGACCACAATGCGGGCCGCAGCCGCATGCGTTTTCTGCTGCCGTTTTCGGTCGACAAGCCCGGTTTTGCCGTCGGCCCGTCGATCATCCGCGGCTGGTCGAACAGCTTCGGCCCGCTCGGCACGCCGCTCGTCGACAGCGAGGATGCCGCCGAGACACTCGACAATCTCTTCGAGGGACTGACGGCGCGCGACCTCAATCTGCCCGGCATCGTGGTTCTGCCGGATCTGAGGCTGAACGGTATCTTCGTGCGCATGGTCAAGGCGGTGGCGCTCAGCCGCAATCTCCCCGTCACCGTCACCAATCCCTATTTGCGCCCGATGCTGCAGAGCGACGAAGAGGCGCCGGCCTATCTCGGCCGCACCATCTCTTCCTCGCATATGCGCGAGATGCGCCGCCAATGGCGTCTGCTGGAGGAACAGGGAACGGCGGTTTACGCCGTCGCCCGCCAGCCCCGCGAAATCCATATCCGCTTCGAGGAATTCCTGGCGATGGAAGCCGGCGGCTGGAAGGGCAAGCGGCGCAGCGCCCTCGTCACCGATCGCTATCATACCGCCTTCGCCCGCGAGGCGGTGTCCAACCTTGCCGCCGTCGACGCCGTGCGTATTCACACGATCGATCTCAACGGCAAGGCGATCGCCGCCATCGTCGTGCTGATGATGGGGGGCGAAGCCTATACCTGGAAAACCGCCTATGACGAGAACTATGCCCGCTATTCGCCGGGCAAGCTGCTGATGAGCGAACTCACCGAATGGCACCTCGACGACGCCAATATCGTCCGCTCCGATTCCTGCGCCGTCTCGGATCATCCGATCATGAGCCGCTTCTGGCAGGAGCGCGAGGAGATGGGAACGCTGGTGATCGGCCTGACGCAGAACAGCGACCGCGACATGCGCCAGGTCTCAGCCCAGCTTCACATGTACCGCAGCACCCGCAACATGGCGAAGATGCTGCGCGAAAAGATCATGTCGCTCGCCGGCCGGGGTTAA
- a CDS encoding AMP-binding protein, with the protein MILPSHDRYDDLYRDFSWRIPEDFNIGRAVSDDWAARAPDQVCLEHFSPDGDHRSLTYRALADRSSAFANALVSLGIKRGDRVALLLPQSFETVIAHVAIYKTGAIALPLALLFGVEALEYRLKAAGVTAVVTNGFGLERIRRIRERLPMLKHVVSIDGASTDAAGFGELVDGHSPAFDTVETGPDDPALMIFTSGTTGPPKGALHGHRVLPGHIPGMQFAHEGFPEAGDKVWTPSDWAWAGGLLNALLPSLLLGVPVVSSPAQKFDADMAYRIMAEMKVRNAFIPPTALRLMRSVADPRSKYDLVLRTIGSAGEALGRETYEWAQRVLGITVNEFYGQTECNFVLSSSAAYGVTEAGAIGRAVPGHRVAIVDEAGVELPVGEPGQIAIASPDPVMFLGYWDDAAATARKFAKGWLLTGDIGRQDADGYVTFEGRDDDVITSSGYRIGPAEIEDCLIGHPAVQLAAAVGKPDAVRTEIVKAYIVLSPGHQPSQALAADIREWVKTRLSMHEYPREVEFIDALPLTTTGKVIRRLLRERAAGEV; encoded by the coding sequence ATGATACTGCCGTCCCATGATCGCTACGACGATCTCTATCGCGATTTCTCGTGGCGGATTCCCGAGGATTTCAATATCGGCCGCGCCGTCAGCGACGACTGGGCGGCGAGGGCGCCCGATCAGGTCTGCCTCGAACATTTCAGCCCGGATGGCGATCACCGCAGTCTGACCTATCGCGCCCTCGCCGACCGGTCCTCGGCCTTTGCAAATGCGCTGGTTTCGCTTGGGATTAAACGCGGCGATCGGGTCGCGCTGCTCTTGCCGCAATCCTTCGAAACGGTGATCGCGCATGTGGCGATCTACAAGACCGGCGCGATCGCGCTGCCGCTGGCGCTGCTCTTCGGTGTCGAGGCGCTGGAATACCGGCTGAAGGCGGCAGGGGTCACCGCCGTCGTCACCAATGGCTTCGGTCTCGAACGCATCCGCCGGATCCGCGAGCGCCTGCCGATGCTGAAGCATGTCGTCAGCATCGACGGGGCGAGCACCGATGCGGCCGGCTTCGGCGAACTGGTGGACGGCCATTCCCCGGCCTTCGACACTGTCGAGACCGGCCCGGACGATCCGGCGTTGATGATTTTCACCTCGGGAACGACGGGGCCGCCGAAGGGTGCGCTGCATGGCCACCGTGTCCTGCCCGGCCATATTCCCGGCATGCAGTTTGCCCATGAGGGTTTTCCGGAAGCGGGCGACAAGGTCTGGACGCCGTCCGACTGGGCTTGGGCGGGCGGGCTGCTCAACGCGCTGCTGCCGAGCCTTCTGCTCGGGGTTCCCGTCGTCTCGTCGCCGGCGCAGAAATTCGATGCCGACATGGCCTACCGCATCATGGCCGAGATGAAGGTGCGCAACGCCTTCATTCCGCCGACGGCATTGAGGCTGATGCGATCGGTTGCCGATCCGCGCTCGAAATACGATCTGGTGCTGCGCACCATCGGCTCGGCCGGGGAGGCGCTCGGCCGCGAGACCTATGAATGGGCGCAGCGCGTGCTCGGCATCACGGTCAATGAATTCTACGGCCAGACGGAGTGCAATTTCGTGCTCTCGTCGAGCGCTGCCTATGGCGTGACCGAGGCCGGTGCCATCGGCCGGGCGGTGCCGGGGCATCGCGTGGCGATCGTCGATGAGGCCGGTGTCGAATTGCCAGTCGGCGAACCGGGCCAGATCGCCATCGCCAGTCCCGATCCCGTCATGTTCCTCGGCTATTGGGATGATGCGGCGGCGACGGCGCGAAAATTCGCCAAAGGCTGGCTGCTCACCGGCGATATCGGCCGGCAGGATGCCGATGGTTACGTCACCTTCGAAGGCCGCGACGACGACGTCATCACCTCGTCGGGATATCGCATCGGCCCGGCCGAAATCGAGGATTGCCTGATCGGCCATCCCGCCGTGCAGCTTGCCGCCGCCGTCGGCAAACCCGATGCCGTGCGCACCGAGATCGTCAAGGCCTATATCGTGCTGTCGCCAGGCCATCAGCCAAGTCAGGCGCTGGCCGCCGATATCAGGGAATGGGTGAAGACACGGCTTTCAATGCACGAATATCCGCGCGAGGTAGAATTCATCGATGCCTTGCCGCTGACGACCACCGGCAAGGTGATCCGCCGGCTGCTGCGCGAGAGGGCGGCTGGCGAAGTTTAA
- a CDS encoding aldo/keto reductase yields the protein MEYAKFGKTGLEVSKICLGCMTFGDPGRGNHAWSLREEESRAMIRQAIDLGINFLDTANTYSNGSSEEIVGRAIKDFAKREDIVLATKVFNRMRPGPNGAGLSRKAIFDEIDNSLRRLGTDYVDLYQIHRFDYTTPIEETLEALHDVVKSGKARYIGASSMYAWQFAKALYVSRLNGWSEFVSMQDHLNLLYREEEREMLPLCEDQKIAVIPWSPLARGRLTRDWDEATARSETDEFGKTLYTQSVDADRRIVEAVAQIARARGISRAQVATAWILQKSAVTAPIIGASKPNHLSDAVASLSVKLTTEEVAALEAPYIPHAVAGFK from the coding sequence ATGGAATATGCAAAATTTGGCAAGACCGGCCTCGAAGTCTCGAAAATCTGCCTCGGCTGCATGACCTTCGGCGATCCCGGCCGCGGCAATCATGCCTGGAGCCTGCGCGAAGAAGAAAGCCGGGCAATGATCCGGCAGGCGATCGACCTCGGCATCAATTTCCTCGACACCGCCAACACCTATTCCAACGGTTCCTCGGAAGAGATCGTCGGACGCGCCATAAAAGATTTCGCCAAGCGCGAGGACATCGTGCTGGCGACGAAAGTGTTCAACCGCATGCGGCCGGGCCCGAATGGCGCCGGCCTGTCGCGCAAGGCGATCTTCGACGAGATCGACAACAGCCTGCGCCGCCTCGGCACAGACTATGTCGACCTCTACCAGATCCATCGCTTCGACTATACGACGCCGATCGAGGAAACGCTTGAGGCGCTGCACGACGTCGTCAAATCGGGCAAGGCGCGGTATATCGGCGCCTCCTCCATGTATGCTTGGCAATTCGCCAAGGCGCTCTACGTCTCCAGGCTGAACGGCTGGAGCGAATTCGTCAGCATGCAGGACCACCTGAACCTGCTCTACCGCGAGGAAGAGCGTGAAATGCTGCCGCTCTGCGAGGATCAGAAGATCGCCGTCATCCCATGGAGCCCGCTTGCCCGCGGCCGCCTCACCCGCGACTGGGACGAGGCGACGGCGCGCAGCGAAACCGACGAATTCGGCAAGACGCTTTACACACAGTCCGTCGATGCCGACCGCAGAATCGTCGAGGCGGTGGCCCAGATCGCCAGGGCCCGCGGCATCTCCCGCGCCCAGGTGGCAACCGCCTGGATCCTGCAGAAGAGTGCCGTGACCGCCCCGATCATCGGCGCTTCCAAACCCAACCACCTCAGCGACGCGGTTGCCTCGCTCTCGGTCAAGCTCACCACCGAAGAAGTGGCCGCACTGGAAGCACCCTACATCCCGCACGCCGTCGCCGGCTTCAAATAG
- a CDS encoding TetR/AcrR family transcriptional regulator, with amino-acid sequence MRVSREKFAENREKILGVAGVLFRENGFDGVGVADIMKAAGLTHGGFYGHFASKDELALEVSRKLIDKVETRWKEHIANSPDRPLESLLDHYIHWRTVDDPGGSCVFATLIQEVSRSRGAVRAVFSDGLSVLVDTLADIVPGKSEEERRANAATTLSSMMGAVILARAVEDRALAEQFLVTMRRQLDPGSRT; translated from the coding sequence ATGCGGGTCAGCCGCGAGAAATTTGCCGAAAACCGAGAGAAAATCCTGGGCGTTGCCGGCGTGCTCTTTCGCGAGAACGGTTTCGACGGGGTCGGCGTCGCCGACATCATGAAGGCGGCGGGGCTGACGCATGGCGGTTTTTACGGGCATTTCGCTTCGAAGGACGAGCTGGCGCTGGAGGTCAGCCGTAAGCTGATCGACAAGGTCGAAACGCGCTGGAAGGAGCATATCGCCAATTCTCCCGACCGGCCGCTGGAATCGCTTCTCGATCATTATATCCACTGGCGCACGGTCGACGATCCGGGCGGCAGCTGCGTCTTTGCGACGCTGATCCAGGAGGTGAGCCGCAGCCGCGGTGCGGTGCGCGCGGTCTTCAGCGACGGGCTCTCCGTGCTGGTCGACACGCTCGCCGATATCGTTCCCGGAAAGAGCGAAGAGGAACGCCGCGCCAATGCCGCCACCACCCTCTCCTCGATGATGGGCGCCGTCATCCTCGCCCGTGCGGTCGAGGACCGGGCGCTTGCCGAGCAGTTTCTGGTGACGATGCGCCGGCAGCTCGATCCCGGAAGCCGGACATAA
- a CDS encoding lipopolysaccharide biosynthesis protein produces MAVIETAEKMLPAGLRPIGGRTLRMLAAVLTERGEKAAAQRMALTAFSIRILSAALAFISQIVLARLMGEYEYGIFVFVWVLVVVFGDLSCLGFHTAIIRFLPQYRAAGAFEEIRGLTGTARIFALLSGTAVLAAGMLGLHFFGDMIQVYYLVPIFLGLLAMPMIALGDILEGTSRANHWPVMALGPVYIVRPILIILFMLIAIAIGAEHTAVTAMQAALAATFVTALGQYAVTLYRLRRHYDEGPRKVDFLAWFSVAFPIFLIEGVSFLLTNSDVVVVGIFLEPHDVAIYFAAAKTMALVHFINFSVKAASGPRFSSIIAEGDHAQLATAAIDAARWTFWPALGVGLVVLAAGHLLLSLFGGAFTSGYLVMAILLAGILAKSLVGPAETLLMMAGKQNLCVALYAGALAANVGLNLALIPHYGIEGTAIATASAMAVEAILLHLAVRRSLGIVLFAFASPSAATPEMRVR; encoded by the coding sequence ATGGCGGTCATAGAAACAGCGGAAAAGATGCTGCCCGCGGGCCTGCGCCCGATCGGCGGCCGCACGCTGCGCATGCTTGCGGCCGTGCTCACCGAACGTGGTGAGAAGGCGGCCGCTCAGCGCATGGCGCTGACCGCCTTTTCGATCCGCATCCTCAGCGCAGCCCTCGCCTTCATCTCCCAGATCGTGCTTGCCCGGCTGATGGGCGAATATGAATATGGCATCTTCGTTTTCGTCTGGGTGCTGGTCGTCGTCTTCGGCGATCTCTCATGTCTTGGTTTCCACACGGCGATCATCCGCTTCCTGCCGCAATACAGGGCAGCCGGCGCTTTTGAGGAAATCCGCGGCCTCACCGGCACGGCGCGCATCTTCGCGCTGCTTTCGGGCACGGCGGTGCTCGCCGCCGGCATGCTCGGGCTGCATTTCTTCGGCGACATGATCCAGGTCTATTATCTCGTCCCGATCTTCCTCGGCCTGCTTGCCATGCCGATGATCGCGCTCGGCGACATTCTGGAAGGCACGTCGCGGGCAAACCACTGGCCGGTGATGGCGCTTGGCCCGGTCTATATCGTCCGGCCGATCCTGATCATCCTCTTCATGCTGATCGCCATTGCCATCGGCGCCGAGCATACGGCCGTCACCGCCATGCAGGCAGCGCTCGCCGCGACCTTCGTCACCGCGCTCGGCCAGTATGCCGTAACGCTCTACCGCCTTCGCCGGCATTATGACGAAGGCCCGCGCAAGGTCGATTTCCTCGCCTGGTTCAGCGTCGCCTTTCCGATTTTTCTGATCGAGGGCGTGAGCTTCCTGCTCACCAATTCCGATGTCGTCGTCGTCGGCATCTTCCTCGAGCCGCACGACGTCGCCATCTACTTCGCCGCCGCCAAGACGATGGCGCTGGTGCATTTCATCAATTTCTCGGTCAAGGCCGCCTCCGGCCCGCGCTTTTCCTCGATCATCGCCGAAGGCGACCATGCGCAGCTGGCGACTGCTGCGATCGACGCCGCCCGCTGGACCTTCTGGCCCGCACTCGGCGTCGGCCTTGTGGTGCTTGCCGCCGGCCATCTTCTGCTGTCGCTCTTCGGCGGCGCCTTTACATCGGGTTATCTGGTCATGGCGATCCTGCTTGCCGGCATCCTCGCCAAGTCTTTGGTCGGCCCGGCCGAAACGCTGCTGATGATGGCCGGCAAGCAGAATCTCTGCGTCGCGCTCTACGCCGGCGCGCTGGCGGCCAATGTCGGCCTCAACCTTGCTTTGATCCCGCATTACGGCATCGAAGGCACCGCGATCGCCACGGCTTCGGCCATGGCGGTCGAGGCAATCCTGCTGCATCTTGCCGTTCGCCGCTCGCTCGGCATCGTCCTTTTTGCCTTCGCCAGCCCCTCCGCCGCAACGCCAGAAATGAGAGTTCGATAG
- a CDS encoding cation:proton antiporter, translating into MHQEVGLIATVAVSFVFAAILGYGADRLRLPPLVGYLMAGILMGPFTPGFVADTALAGQLAEMGVILLMFGVGLHFSASDLLAVRGIAVPGAIGRIILATLLGIGLCKLWGWSLGAGIVLGLSLSVASTVVLLKALEERNLVNAPSGRVAVGWLIVEDLVMVLALVLLPALAELLGGNAAATTNHGLGELSLALTIGLTLLKVAGFAAMAIFLGPRIVPWLLTMIARTGSRELFTLTVLAIALGIAFGSAAIFGVSFALGAFFAGVVMSESQLSHRAAADSLPLQNAFSVLFFVSVGMLFDPSILVRQPLAVIGALALVILGKGIITFAIVMLLRYPIGLGLTLAGGLAQIGEFSFILAGLGVSLGLLPHEGQDLILAAAILSITLNPIVILATDGLKKFAHAKWPSLWESYGRKRQKALGKELEKIRALGEEREREHQLKMQQLIETFPLFSEVDEDAQEELLLLFKAKSAPPGERVIRRGDRGDGMYFISSGAVEVRLASGAIRLEPGAFFGEMALLSGGRRTADVIAVDFCQFEVLERRDFNMFMSRHPNLRAAVSEMAQKRTEMNDLRQQWEKSMDLS; encoded by the coding sequence GTGCATCAGGAAGTAGGGCTCATCGCGACGGTTGCCGTCAGTTTCGTTTTCGCGGCGATCCTGGGTTATGGCGCCGACCGGCTGCGGCTGCCGCCGCTGGTCGGTTACCTGATGGCCGGCATCCTGATGGGGCCGTTCACGCCGGGCTTCGTCGCCGATACCGCCCTTGCCGGCCAGCTCGCCGAAATGGGCGTCATTCTGCTGATGTTCGGCGTCGGCCTGCATTTTTCCGCCTCCGACCTGCTCGCCGTGCGGGGGATCGCCGTGCCGGGCGCGATCGGGCGGATTATCCTCGCCACCCTGTTGGGCATTGGCCTTTGCAAACTCTGGGGCTGGAGCCTCGGCGCCGGCATCGTCCTCGGCCTCAGCCTGTCGGTGGCCAGCACCGTCGTTCTGCTGAAGGCGCTGGAGGAGCGCAATCTCGTCAACGCGCCAAGCGGGCGCGTCGCCGTCGGCTGGCTGATCGTCGAGGATCTGGTGATGGTGCTGGCGCTGGTGCTGCTGCCGGCGCTCGCCGAGCTTCTCGGCGGCAACGCCGCCGCGACCACCAATCACGGCCTCGGAGAACTTTCCCTGGCGCTGACGATCGGCCTGACGCTCCTGAAGGTGGCGGGTTTCGCCGCCATGGCGATCTTCCTCGGTCCGCGCATCGTGCCCTGGCTGCTGACGATGATCGCCCGCACCGGCTCACGCGAACTGTTCACGCTGACGGTGCTGGCGATCGCGCTCGGCATCGCCTTCGGCTCGGCGGCAATCTTCGGCGTCTCCTTTGCGCTCGGCGCCTTTTTTGCCGGCGTCGTCATGAGCGAATCCCAGCTCAGCCACAGGGCGGCGGCCGACTCGCTGCCGCTGCAGAACGCCTTCTCCGTGCTGTTCTTCGTCTCCGTCGGCATGCTCTTCGACCCGTCTATCCTGGTGCGCCAGCCGCTGGCGGTGATCGGCGCGCTGGCGCTCGTCATCCTCGGCAAGGGCATCATCACTTTCGCGATCGTCATGCTGCTGCGCTATCCGATCGGCCTGGGGCTGACATTGGCCGGCGGTCTTGCCCAGATCGGTGAGTTCTCCTTCATCCTCGCCGGCCTCGGCGTCTCGCTCGGGCTGCTGCCGCATGAGGGCCAGGATCTGATCCTTGCCGCCGCGATCCTGTCGATCACGCTCAACCCGATCGTGATCCTGGCGACCGACGGGTTGAAGAAATTTGCCCATGCAAAATGGCCCTCCCTTTGGGAAAGCTACGGCAGGAAGCGGCAGAAAGCGCTCGGCAAGGAGCTGGAGAAGATCAGGGCGCTCGGCGAGGAGCGCGAGCGCGAGCATCAGCTTAAAATGCAGCAGCTGATCGAGACTTTTCCGTTGTTCTCCGAGGTCGACGAAGACGCGCAGGAGGAACTGCTGCTGCTGTTCAAGGCGAAATCCGCTCCACCAGGCGAACGCGTTATCCGCCGCGGCGACCGCGGCGACGGCATGTATTTCATTTCTTCGGGGGCGGTGGAAGTCCGGCTCGCGAGCGGCGCGATCCGCCTGGAACCCGGCGCCTTCTTCGGCGAAATGGCGCTCTTGAGCGGCGGACGGCGCACCGCCGACGTCATCGCCGTCGACTTCTGCCAGTTCGAGGTGCTCGAACGGCGCGACTTCAACATGTTCATGTCGCGTCATCCCAATCTGCGCGCCGCCGTCAGCGAAATGGCCCAGAAGCGCACTGAAATGAACGACCTGCGTCAGCAGTGGGAAAAGTCGATGGACCTCTCCTGA